One Nitrospirota bacterium genomic window, CATTTTTCATATCCCTGACCATCCTCTTTCCATCAACAGAGGCAATGAATCCTTCTATCTCAATCCTGTTCCTGGTTATTACTGCATAAGCCCCGATTGGTACCTGACAGCCGCCCTCAAGCCTTTTAAGAAATCCCCGCTCTGCCCTGACACACACACTGCTCTCCCTGTGGTCAAGCCATGCAATCATATCAAGAACCTCCCTGTCTGCCTCCCTGCACTCTATACTTAAAGCACCCTGTCCGATTGCCGGTATGCTCAAGTTTACAGGCAGGAATTCCGTAATCTTGTCAGCCCATCCAAGCCTTATAATCCCGGCAGCAGCAAGTATTATTCCATCAAACTCACCGGATTCCAGTTTCTTTATCCTGGTATCAAGGTTGCCTCTTAGCGGGGATATTTTGAGGTCAGGCCGCTGATTCAGTAATTGGGATATCCTTCTCAGACTGCTTGTACCGATATGAGCACCTTCCGGCAGATGAATAAAGCTTATCCCACCCCTTGAGATCAGGACATCCCGTGGGTCCTGCCGTTCTGTTATCGCTGCCATGCAAAGCCCGGCTGGAAATACCGTAGGCACATCCTTCATACTATGAACTGCTATATCAACATCATGTCTCAGCAGGGCATCTTCTATCTCTTTAACAAAAAGCCCCTTGCCGCCCACCATTGCAAGCGGGACATCTGTAATCTTATCCCCGGTAGTCTTAATCTTTGTAATGGTTACAGTCAGACCGGGGTGTCTGGACTCAAGCAAAGATTTTATATGCTCTGCCTGCCATAATGCCAGTTGACTCCCCCTGCTTCCGATTCTAAGTTTTTTCATGAATAATAACCCCATCCCCACCCTAACCCTCCCCTTGAAGGGGAGGGAATATTTATCCGTAATCTAACTTCTAACTTCTAACTTCTAACTTCTTGCTTCTAACCTCTCACCTCTGACTCCTCTGCTCACTCCTCATCCGACTCCCCTCCTGTCCCATTCCCGATCAATTTTACATCAAGGTCAAAGAGTTTTTTTACTGCCTCTGCATACAGCACGCCGTTTGTGGAATTTGCCTGCATCTTCAGTGCAACAAGGGGGTTATGGAGTATCTTATTTACTATGGAACTTGTGAGGGCATCAATAGCCTGCATGTCTTCCGGTGAAAGTGACCTCAGCTTTCCCATCACCCTCTCGATCTCCCTTTTCCTGATATCCTCCATCCTGTCACGCAGTGCTACAATCGTTGGGACAACTTCAAGGGACTTAAACCATTTTAAAAATGTCCCGACCTCTTCTTCAACGATTTCCTCTCCCTTATCCGCCTCATCCCTCCTTGCCCGGAGGTTTGTCTGAACAACTGCCTGAAGGTCATCTATATCATACAAAAATACATTATCAATCTTATTAATCTCAGGGTCAATATTCCTCGGCACGGATATGTCAATCAGAAATATAGGCCGCCCCCTCCTCTTATGAATAATCTCCTTCATGTTCCCATAACGGATAACATAATCCGGGGCACCTGTTGAACATATAACCACATCCACATGCACCATCTCAAGAAGAAAATCCTCAAACCTCACAACCCTTCCATTATATGCCTGTGCAAGATGAACAGCCCGTTCATAGCTCCTGTTTGAAACCACGACCTCCTTGATACCATTGCTGACTAAATACTGTGCCGCAAGTTCAGCCATCTCTCCTGCACCAACGAGCATACCGCTCTTATTCCTCAGACTGCTGAATATCTTTTTGGCAAGTTCAACCGCCGCAAAGCTGATGGATACAGCGCTTTCTCCTATCTTAGTCTCTGTCCGTACACGTTTTGCCGCTGATATAGCCTTTTTGAACAGCTTGTTCAGTACAACGCCGG contains:
- a CDS encoding glutamyl-tRNA reductase translates to MDIILVGLSHKTAPVEVRERLSFSGQELEKNVLKLKSSNDIMECVILSTCNRVEIYVTVESPEIGVARIKEFLHSCHPDMAMEWLTEHLYTHKDEGAARHLFMVASSLDSMVLGETQILGQVKDAYDIALLNKTTGVVLNKLFKKAISAAKRVRTETKIGESAVSISFAAVELAKKIFSSLRNKSGMLVGAGEMAELAAQYLVSNGIKEVVVSNRSYERAVHLAQAYNGRVVRFEDFLLEMVHVDVVICSTGAPDYVIRYGNMKEIIHKRRGRPIFLIDISVPRNIDPEINKIDNVFLYDIDDLQAVVQTNLRARRDEADKGEEIVEEEVGTFLKWFKSLEVVPTIVALRDRMEDIRKREIERVMGKLRSLSPEDMQAIDALTSSIVNKILHNPLVALKMQANSTNGVLYAEAVKKLFDLDVKLIGNGTGGESDEE
- the hemC gene encoding hydroxymethylbilane synthase; amino-acid sequence: MGLLFMKKLRIGSRGSQLALWQAEHIKSLLESRHPGLTVTITKIKTTGDKITDVPLAMVGGKGLFVKEIEDALLRHDVDIAVHSMKDVPTVFPAGLCMAAITERQDPRDVLISRGGISFIHLPEGAHIGTSSLRRISQLLNQRPDLKISPLRGNLDTRIKKLESGEFDGIILAAAGIIRLGWADKITEFLPVNLSIPAIGQGALSIECREADREVLDMIAWLDHRESSVCVRAERGFLKRLEGGCQVPIGAYAVITRNRIEIEGFIASVDGKRMVRDMKNGSEENPEEIGIALAESLLSQGGEEILREVYGKG